The region AATTCTCTAGCGGTGATGTTTCGAAGGTCTGAGCGAACCAAGTAAATAGATACTTGCCCAATGTGACTTGCGGAGCTGGAGCGACTGCCTCGAGGTGAGGCAAAGCCCCCACCGGAGCTACCAACCTCAGTAAAGATTCCCAAGGTGATTTTTCCTTCACCTGTTTCTTCAAGGATTTCCTCCGCACTTTTGAGCATATGTTTTACAACGCGGTCGGTATCCTTAACGGCCGTTCCAAAAGGCATACGAACCGTAGCTACAACTCGGTCACTTTCGACTTTGGGTAAGAAAGTAAACTCAACCCACTCTCCAGCCACGATGCCAAGGGCTGCTAAAAGCATAACGACACAGGTTGCAATCGTGGTGTAGCGATTCTTCAACCATTTGGAAATTGATGGCTTGTAGCGAATATTCACAAAGCGTTCTAAGCGGTCGGAAAATTTTTGTTGGAAATTATCCAGGCCTGCCAAAATACCCGTCTTTTTAAGAGGTTTGGAATGAGCAAGGTGAGCCGGCAAAATAAGCAGCGACTCGACCAAGCTAAGCAGAAGCACGATGATAACGACCCATGGAATAACCCGGAAAAACTGTCCTGACGGTCCTGGAACAAAAAGCATCGGCATGAATGCGATGACAGTTGTTAAAATTGCGAAAATGACCGGCTTTGCCACTTCTCGTGCGCCCTCAACGGCCGCCTTGAGGGGTGACATGCCGTCCTCTCGGTTTTTGTGGATGGCCTCCCCAACAACAATGGCATCATCGACGACGATTCCAAGCGTGATGATGTACGCAAAAATCGAGATCATGTTTAGGGAGACGTCGACTCCGGGTAGAAAGATGACTGAACCCAGAAAAGAAATTGGGATTCCCAGTGTAACCCAAAAAGCGAGTTTTCTATTTAAGAATAGCCCGAGGCTAATGAGTACCAAAATCAGACCGAGTTTCGCATTGCGCATGAGAAGATCGGTACGCTCAGCAAGCATACGTGAGCTGTCGGCCCAGGTCGCAAGCTCAATACCGGGTGGAAGTGTCGGTTGTTTACGTTTGATGTAGTCTTTTACGGCGGCTGCCACGTCCATCGGTTTTTGGCTTCCGACTGAACTCATCTTAATCATTGCAGCTGGCTTGCCATTGAAGGTCGCATATTGGTCTGTTTCCATAAAACCATCGACCACAGTAGCAACGTCGCCCAGATGAACCACGGTGCCGTCGGGGAGGCTTAATAAGGCAATACTTTCAAATTCGCTGCCCACGCTGCGCCGCTCGGTGGTTCGCACCAGTATTTCTCCGCCCTCGGTTTTAATTCCGCCGCTTGGCATTTCAACCGAGGCTTCGCGGATGAGTCTGGCGATTTGATTGATGGTGAGACCATACTCTCTCATTTTATTACGGGTCACATTGATGGTGACTTCAAGCGGACGCACGGCAGCGATTTCCGCAATGGTAATATCGTCTTCTTCAAGAAGCTCGTCGCGCATATTTTGAGCAAGGTCGCGAAGCTCTCGCTCTGAACGGTCTCCGTAGATCACCAATGAGATCACTTGGCTGCGGTTACTGGCCAGGCTGATGATGGGGCGCTCGATATCTTCGGGTAGGGTCGTAATTCTGTCTACAGCACTTTTAACATCGTTGAGGGCTCTACTCGTATCAGTACCGGCCATGAAGTCTGCTGCGATGACTGCGCTACCTTCTGAAGCGGTAGAACGAAGTTCCTGAATACCGTCTACTGCTCGAACAGCTTCTTCCACTGCAAGGATGACCCCTTGCTCCACTTCAGATGGGCTCGCCCCAGGGTAGGGAACATTGATGAGAACCATCTCGAGTTCAAATTCAGGAAACACCTCCCATTTGACTTTATCGATGAAAATGAGCCCGCCAATAACAAGAACGAACATCAAGAGGTTGGAGGCAACGGAGTTGTTGGCCATCCATCCAAGTATGCCTTTGGTATCTACTTTTTCAGTATTTTTCATTGAGGCTTGTCACTTTTCAGAGGCATTTGAGCTGCTTGTTTCTCCGGCACTGACTTCATGGTCTGGAGTAGAGTGCCACTGATTGGACGGTGGATTCGGCTGATAATAATGCGGTCTCCCGTGGCGAGGCCTT is a window of Deltaproteobacteria bacterium DNA encoding:
- a CDS encoding efflux RND transporter permease subunit, with amino-acid sequence MKNTEKVDTKGILGWMANNSVASNLLMFVLVIGGLIFIDKVKWEVFPEFELEMVLINVPYPGASPSEVEQGVILAVEEAVRAVDGIQELRSTASEGSAVIAADFMAGTDTSRALNDVKSAVDRITTLPEDIERPIISLASNRSQVISLVIYGDRSERELRDLAQNMRDELLEEDDITIAEIAAVRPLEVTINVTRNKMREYGLTINQIARLIREASVEMPSGGIKTEGGEILVRTTERRSVGSEFESIALLSLPDGTVVHLGDVATVVDGFMETDQYATFNGKPAAMIKMSSVGSQKPMDVAAAVKDYIKRKQPTLPPGIELATWADSSRMLAERTDLLMRNAKLGLILVLISLGLFLNRKLAFWVTLGIPISFLGSVIFLPGVDVSLNMISIFAYIITLGIVVDDAIVVGEAIHKNREDGMSPLKAAVEGAREVAKPVIFAILTTVIAFMPMLFVPGPSGQFFRVIPWVVIIVLLLSLVESLLILPAHLAHSKPLKKTGILAGLDNFQQKFSDRLERFVNIRYKPSISKWLKNRYTTIATCVVMLLAALGIVAGEWVEFTFLPKVESDRVVATVRMPFGTAVKDTDRVVKHMLKSAEEILEETGEGKITLGIFTEVGSSGGGFASPRGSRSSSASHIGQVSIYLVRSDLRNITAREFSKRWRKRVGDVAGVESLNYRSSTGRGSGAPIDLRLSHPDMYTLEKGAEALAEEIAQIAGTRDVDDGFYPGKEQLNLKLKPAARSLGLTETSMARQLRSSLFGAQALRQQRGRDEVRVYVRLPRSERESEFDIEELMLRTPEGGEIPLASAANISRGRSYTSITRVGGRRVVTVSSDVIEGVGNAKKIVREITEKILPKLQNQYPGLAYSLGSEQSDRKRTLKSLGDGFLMAVIAMFALLSIAFKSYTRPFIIMTVIPFGLVGAIVGHAIMGFNLSLMSMMGIVALSGIVVNDSLILIVAIDKARDAGSSAYDAAIAGGVRRFRPILLTSVTTCLGLMPMIMETSVQARFLIPMAISLGFGILFATVITLVLVPAVYLVLNDIGIAVRSLINGTQNETTEGA